ACAGAACAGATAAAGCGATAAAATCTGGTTTACCCATTTTTGTTTCAGAGTCTGCTGGTATGGAAGCCACTGGAGATGGACCATTAGACTATAAGGCTTGGCAAGAATATATTGATTGGATGGAATCAAAAAAAATAAGTTGGATTACATGGTCGGTTTCTGATAAAGACGAAACCTGTTCAATTCTAAAAAAATCGGCAAAGTCAAATGGAAATTGGAAAAAGATAGATTTGAAAGAATCTGGAATTAAGGTGCGAGAATTATTACGGAAATATAATAAAGAATAGTGTGATAAAATAGACTGTAAAAATAACAGTGTAGTTTTTTAATAGTGAAATTTGTTTTTTTTTTCTTTGTAGTTTATATGGGTGCCCCTATTTTTTAATAGGGGTATTTGTGTTTTTAGCATGTTTTTTATTGTTTTTAATCGTTTTTTATTTTGTTTTGACTATTTATTGTTTGAAAAACAAGGGGGTTTGACTGAGAAACGCGTTATGAATATTTTGTTTTTACATCGTCAAAAATGAGGAATACTTATTTTTTTAAAGTGTTTTTTTGTAATTAATAATTCTAACGGTTTTAAGTTAAAAATTCGGATTTTATTTATTTATCTTAAATAAAAGTTAATAAATTCGTCCCCAGAACAAGGAAAAATTCCTTCTTTAACATTTTTTATCATTAAAAAACGATTAAAAAAGTAACTAACTAAAACTAAATTAATATGAAAAAAGTAGTAATTATGTTGGCTTTTGTGCTGACGGGAACTATGACATTTGCTCAAGATGCACCAACATCAACACCATTAGAAATTTCAGGTTCGGGAGATCTTTATTATAAATATGACTTTTCTAAAACAGCAAACATCCCAACAAGCTTTGCTTCAGATCAAAACTCTGTTTCTTTAGGAATGATCGATATCGCATTGAAAAAAACAACTGGTAAAACCTCTTTTGTAGGTGAGATTTCTTTTGGTCCTAGAGGGCAATTTCAATCTATCTTAAATTCCGATGGTACTTACGATGAGTTAGGCGCTAACTCTTTCCATATTCAAAACTTGTATGCTACTTATGCAGCAACTGATAAATTAAGTTTTACCGCTGGTTTTATGGGAACATTTATAGGATATGAAGTGATTTCTCCTTTAGCTAATTTCCATTATTCAACTTCTTATTTGTTTACTAATGGACCATTCCAAAATGCAGGTGTTAAAGCTAACTACGCCATAACTGATAAAGTAGGTTTAATGGTAGGTGCATTTAATGATGCTTGGAATTCT
The Flavobacterium sp. WC2421 genome window above contains:
- a CDS encoding outer membrane beta-barrel protein, with translation MKKVVIMLAFVLTGTMTFAQDAPTSTPLEISGSGDLYYKYDFSKTANIPTSFASDQNSVSLGMIDIALKKTTGKTSFVGEISFGPRGQFQSILNSDGTYDELGANSFHIQNLYATYAATDKLSFTAGFMGTFIGYEVISPLANFHYSTSYLFTNGPFQNAGVKANYAITDKVGLMVGAFNDAWNSYQADAFKGLNAFGAQLSLAPTEGVNAYINFMDGSVSGTIVDLTATFKLSDKFLLGLNAADYSNDGDVGYTGVALYPSYAISDNFGLGLRGEYFDYKKGSGDTSVTALTFSANLKSGGLTFIPEFRIDNSSDEVFVDSNMAATKSAAQFAFGVVYGF